The Methanothermobacter sp. CaT2 DNA window CTACAAACAGATAAAACAGAACTACCAGGAACTCCAGGCAACAGCCTGAAAGCTCTAAACTTTTTTGATTTCAGCAAAAAACACATCGAAGAGAAACGACTTCTCACAAAATAAAACCTCTAACCTTTTTTGATTTTAGCCGTCTTTTATTAAAATTTATTTTATAAAATTTCATGTAAATTTTACTTTAGTATATAAAGCTTTCGTTTTATTATCAAATGAAAAAAATTATATATTTAATATTATTTATTGATGTAAATGTACTACAAACTAAGGGAGGCATGAAATGAAGGAAAAGTGTGGAATGTTAGTGGCGGTTTTTGTTGCCGCCTTACTTCTCGGGATGGGTCAGGCAGCAGCAACCGACGATATAATGACAGGTGAATTACCAACAGGTGGGTCAGGTGACTTCATTGTCACATCTGCACCCTCAGATGGTGTCTACTACACCATTGACGGCGGTATACCAACCACCAACAGTACAAGGTACACGGCTCCGATCGTCCTGAACAGAACACTCAACATCAAATACATGATAGTGAAAAACGGCACCATAAAGTACGGTATAATACACCACACCCTCACAGGGAACATCACAAACAGGACATACCCCCAGCTCATATTCAACGAAACACCACTGATACAGCTACCCAACGGAACCTACTACCAGCTAGGAAACGGCAACATAACCCCATACACCACCCCGGTAGCTCTAACCGGAAACACAATCATAAAATACTTCAAAAACAGCACCAACACAACACAGATGGGCATAATAAAAAACACACCAGCAAGACTGGTAAACAAAGTCAAAACCTCAAAGGTCAGGGTCAAAAAATGGTACAAGAAATGGTACAGAAGAGGCGGTAAATGGAGATACACCTGGAAATACTACTGGACCTACAAACAGATAAAACAGAACTACCAGGAACTCCAGGCAACAGCCTGAAATCTACCCGAACCTTTACTTTCCTTTTTTTCTGAATCTTATTTTCAGTGATTTTTCTAAAAACTTATATTCTCGTGATAAACAATAACTTATTGTTATGAAAATCAAGAGGAGGTCTGATTATTAAAGACTCAATGAAATGGGGCTTCATTCTCTTTATTGGAATGAGTCTGCTCACTGGATCCAGTTACGGTGCAGAATACATCGTTGATAACACAACCTACCTTCAGGTATTCACCCCTGATGGAGTGCAGGGGACCTTCACGCTGAACGGGACCGAATACACCCTTGAGGATGGTGATACCTTCACCTTCCTGGAGGGCATCTACGATACGGTGAACATGGTGATCAACAGAACCATCTCACTGGTTGCATCAGGCGCGGTCCAGCTGAATGGTGTTGTCGACGCCATTGCACCTTCCAGCATAACAGGTTTCAGTGTCAACGGGACAGTGAACCTCAGGGGGAATGGATGTAACCTCAGCAGCACAAACATCACAGGGACCCTGAATATCACAGGCAATTCCTCACGGGTCAATGATTCAAGGATACTCAACCCTGCTTCACCCGTGATGGTATCAGGGGACAATGTAACAATTACCAGTAGCTACATAAACGGTTCCGCATCCCATGGAATTCTTGTGAATGGCAGGAATGCCCGGATCCAGGGTAACAACATAACAAACAGCAATGGAAGCGGAATCCTCATCCATGGGGAGGGATGTCTTGCAGAGGGGAACACCATATACCTCTCCAGGGGTGATGGGATAACCTCAGATGCAGATGGAACCTCAATAATAAGGAACAGCCTATCATTTAACTCAGGAGACGGTATAAGATCCTCCGGCAATAACTCGGTGATAACAAACAACACTGTTCTCAGGAACAACGGGACCGGCATATACTCCTCAGGAAAAAATGCAAGCATAAAGTCAAACACCGTCAAGTACTCAGGCGGTGACGGGATATACATTGCAGGGAATGGCTCCACGGTACAGGGGTGCTATGTCCAGAACAACACGAAGAACGGTATAAAAATAACAGGATCTGGCTGCGCCGTCAGCAGTTCCTACACCTATTACAACGGTGAAAACGGGATATACTCAACAGGTGATAACACATCATTTAGATACGTTGATTCCAGTTTCAACGCCAGGAACGGCATATACTCCTCAGGAAAAAATGCAAGCTTCTTCTATATAACCAGCGCATCCTACAATGGTGAGAACGGCATACTCTCAACTGGAGAATCTGCAAGTATGCAGATCATCCTTGATGTGACCTCAAATTCACGTAACGGAATCTCATCCCTTGGTGATAACGCATATATGTGGTTCGTTGAGGTTAAAAAGAACGGGATGAACGGCATCTATTCCTCAGGAAAGAATCTATACCTATCATACGTTAAAAACGCCACTAACAACACCCTCAGCGGTATAAACTCAACAGGAATAAATGCAAGGATACTGGACGTCACTGTGAACCTCAACCGTGGAAACGGGATATACTCTTCAGGGTACAACACAACCATCGCCTACTTTGAAGCATTCAACAACCTGGGGAATGGTGTGTGGATTTCCGGAGGCAGGAGCTACATTGTCGAGGGGAATGCAACATCCAACCGCCAGAACGGAGTCATGGTAAATGGTCACGATGCCATTGTAAGGTCCGTGAATGCGACAGACAACACCGCCAGCGGGATAGCCATATACGGTAAGAATGCCATCATATACAACTGCACAGCCATGAAGAACACCGATGGGGTGTACGGAACAGCCACCTTCAAGATGATGCTGAGCAGAACATCAGCCAACAGGAACTGCGGTGTGAATGCAAGGGGAACCGCGACGATAGAGCAGTGCACGGTCTATGGTAACCGTTATGGAATCTATGCTGGTGGCGCGAATTCAGTCATATACTCATCCAGCGTCAGCAGTAACAGGGGCTACGGTGTCTATGCAGCCGGTTCATCAGCAACCATCTACAGGAACACGGTACAGTCAAACGGTGGAGACGGTATAACTGCAAGGGGAAGCTATGCAAAGATATACTACAATACAGCGAACAGCAACAGGGGTTCAGGCATAAGCTCATCATCCTACAGGGCAGTTATAGCCTACAACAGAGCCTCATATAACTCCTACTACGGAATATACTCTTCAGGTAAAAGGACAACCATTGCAAAGAACATTGCTACAGGCAACAGAAAGAGGAATATAAGAACTGTCTAAGTCCCTATTTTTAATCAACCTTTTTTTCTTCAGGATCCAGGACCCTGATGCCCTCATCCTCAAAGATTAAAAATTCCTCCCGGTTCCTGGTGTGCACAGGGTATATGGCCTCTGGCTCAATTTCCCTTATCATTTCTATCAGATCTGATCTCCCTGCATGTCCAGAGGAGTGGAACCTCCTGTACTGGGATATGCCGAAGTGTCTGAGCCAGTTACTCTCACGCTCTGCATCGATCTCCATCTCCTCATTGAAGGGTTCCGTCTTGGATTTGATGTAGGCTGCCCCGGCAGGTTTTATGTCTATGAACTCCTTGAATTCAAAATAGTCACACTGGAAGAGGTACTCCTCAGGTTCCTCCCGGAGGTCCCTGCAGGTTATGGTGTTGTCAAGTTCAAGGAACTCCCTCTCCCATCCCCTGTAGTCCTGTTCCAGGTATTCCTCCGGGAGGTCCGCTGCAGGTATCCATTCACCATCAAAGCATACGAAGGCGTCCTCAGCTATCAGTCCCCAGTTCCGCCGTGGTATGTAGACCGCCAGGTCCCTTAACCTGGGGTAGCCCAGGCCCTCAAAGAGTTTAATGATGTAGGCCTGTTTCAGGCTGACTGCAAGGGTCCTGTCAGAGTTCTCGGCGGCTCTGTAGAATGTCAGGAAACGGTCCAGGTCCCTTATAGGGTAATTGATGATGACAAGCCCCCTGTGGTTAACAGCTATGTTTGAGGTCCTCCTCTCAATGTCCTCCTCGAAGGTGCTGTTATCCTGATCTATCCGCGTCCCCTCTGTTATCATGATGCTGGGGGAGAACTTCCTTGCCTTCTTAACGAATTTACGGGATTCATTATCCCTGCGGCCCCTGAACCTGATATCACCAGTGTATACGATGGCCTCCTCGGATTCTATTAGATATGCGCATGATCCTGGCACTGAATGATCAACCGGGGCCTGTGTGATTTCAAATTCGCCCAGATCCTCAGTTTTATAGGGTTCAAGCAATTTTATGGGTCTTTCTATTTTGATATTCTTGTCTCTCATGTGTGAGGTGTTTCCACTTTTTCTTTTCTTTTCTTTGAAGTGGAATTTGGGTTTGTAGTGAAGGAGATCTGAACTCAATGTGGATGTATCCTCTATGGCCTTCAAGATGAGGAAACTCTCCTCTGTCATGTAGAATGGTATATCGTGGCGCAGGTACCTGAGACATCCTGCATGGTCAAGGTGGGGGTGGCTGAGCAGTATGCCTGATACTGAAGGTTCATCCTCGAATCTCATTCCGAGGTACCTTACCTGGTCCTCGCGGTAAAGTCCAGGTATCCATGGGAGGGCCTCGAGTTCAATGAGGTCTGCGATCCCGCTGAAGCTCCTGGGCTGGAGGAATTCATCAAAGTACAGGTTTTCAATGTTGAATCTCTTGCCAAAGTCGAGGAATATACCATCACCGTTGCAGGATACCTCTATCCTGTTACCACCTATCTCATCAACTCCACCATAGAACCTGAAATCCATATAATCACCGGGTTCAGTATGTGAGCAGTGCCATAAGAATCAATAACCCCACCATGCAGAGCATGCACCCAGCGACTCCACCACAGCAATCATCATCCATTCAATCACCTTTATGAGTACCCTA harbors:
- a CDS encoding chitobiase/beta-hexosaminidase C-terminal domain-containing protein, whose amino-acid sequence is MKEKCGMLVAVFVAALLLGMGQAAATDDIMTGELPTGGSGDFIVTSAPSDGVYYTIDGGIPTTNSTRYTAPIVLNRTLNIKYMIVKNGTIKYGIIHHTLTGNITNRTYPQLIFNETPLIQLPNGTYYQLGNGNITPYTTPVALTGNTIIKYFKNSTNTTQMGIIKNTPARLVNKVKTSKVRVKKWYKKWYRRGGKWRYTWKYYWTYKQIKQNYQELQATA
- a CDS encoding right-handed parallel beta-helix repeat-containing protein, translating into MSLLTGSSYGAEYIVDNTTYLQVFTPDGVQGTFTLNGTEYTLEDGDTFTFLEGIYDTVNMVINRTISLVASGAVQLNGVVDAIAPSSITGFSVNGTVNLRGNGCNLSSTNITGTLNITGNSSRVNDSRILNPASPVMVSGDNVTITSSYINGSASHGILVNGRNARIQGNNITNSNGSGILIHGEGCLAEGNTIYLSRGDGITSDADGTSIIRNSLSFNSGDGIRSSGNNSVITNNTVLRNNGTGIYSSGKNASIKSNTVKYSGGDGIYIAGNGSTVQGCYVQNNTKNGIKITGSGCAVSSSYTYYNGENGIYSTGDNTSFRYVDSSFNARNGIYSSGKNASFFYITSASYNGENGILSTGESASMQIILDVTSNSRNGISSLGDNAYMWFVEVKKNGMNGIYSSGKNLYLSYVKNATNNTLSGINSTGINARILDVTVNLNRGNGIYSSGYNTTIAYFEAFNNLGNGVWISGGRSYIVEGNATSNRQNGVMVNGHDAIVRSVNATDNTASGIAIYGKNAIIYNCTAMKNTDGVYGTATFKMMLSRTSANRNCGVNARGTATIEQCTVYGNRYGIYAGGANSVIYSSSVSSNRGYGVYAAGSSATIYRNTVQSNGGDGITARGSYAKIYYNTANSNRGSGISSSSYRAVIAYNRASYNSYYGIYSSGKRTTIAKNIATGNRKRNIRTV
- a CDS encoding ribonuclease J, translated to MDFRFYGGVDEIGGNRIEVSCNGDGIFLDFGKRFNIENLYFDEFLQPRSFSGIADLIELEALPWIPGLYREDQVRYLGMRFEDEPSVSGILLSHPHLDHAGCLRYLRHDIPFYMTEESFLILKAIEDTSTLSSDLLHYKPKFHFKEKKRKSGNTSHMRDKNIKIERPIKLLEPYKTEDLGEFEITQAPVDHSVPGSCAYLIESEEAIVYTGDIRFRGRRDNESRKFVKKARKFSPSIMITEGTRIDQDNSTFEEDIERRTSNIAVNHRGLVIINYPIRDLDRFLTFYRAAENSDRTLAVSLKQAYIIKLFEGLGYPRLRDLAVYIPRRNWGLIAEDAFVCFDGEWIPAADLPEEYLEQDYRGWEREFLELDNTITCRDLREEPEEYLFQCDYFEFKEFIDIKPAGAAYIKSKTEPFNEEMEIDAERESNWLRHFGISQYRRFHSSGHAGRSDLIEMIREIEPEAIYPVHTRNREEFLIFEDEGIRVLDPEEKKVD